The Bacteroidota bacterium genome segment CTGCCTTCTTAAAAAAAAATAAAATGTTTGTGATAGTAACTAAAGATGCTTTCAAATCGAAGAGTGCAGCTAATTCAATGATGGTTCCGTTAATCCGGATTCTGGAGAATTCGGGCCTTAGATCAAAATAATCATGAGACGAGAAGTTTTCAGAAAACCTAAGGATTCCGGAAAATTCATGAACCTGAACTAATAATTTTAAGATTAATTCGTGATTACTGCTAAATCTGATTTTATCAACATAATCCTCACCCATCCGGCTCAAACAAAATTGTTTCAGCTTAACACGGATTTGATCAAATCCAACTTTCTTTTCAAAATCATCGGGGTAAATCATAGTTGCAAATGTAAGATTTATAAGTTTTAAAATAGATGCAGAAATAAGAGGTTTTTACTAATTTAGAAGATTATTCATTCAAATGAAGAAAGATGTTAAAATAGAAGTTTGTGTCGATTCTGTCGAATCTGCCATGATTGCCCAACAAGCAGGGGCTCATCGTATTGAGTTATGCAATAATTTAATTGAAGGCGGGACCACTCCGAGTGCTGCAAGTATTGAAATTGCACGAAAACACCTTAAGATTGGGTTAAATGTAATTATCAGGCCAAGAGGCGGCGATTTTCTTTATTCGGCATTGGAACTGGAAATAATTAAGAAGGATATCCAGATCGCCAAATCACTTGGAACTGAGGGTGTAGTTTTCGGGATGTTAACTCCGGAAGGGAAAATTAATGAAGAAATCTGCAAATCCCTGATTGAAATCGCACGACCCATGAGCGTTACATTTCATCGCGCTTTTGATCTTTGCGTTGATCCATTTGAAGGAATGGAAACTTTAATCAATTTGGGAGTTGACCGGATCCTCACTTCCGGACAAAAAAACAAAGCTGAAGATGGATTGACATTACTTACAGAATTGGTAGAAACAGCAAACAACCGTATTATTATCATGCCCGGAAGTGGCATCAATGAACAAAATTTCTCAAAAATCATGAACCAATGCAAGGCCAGAGAATACCATGTTTCGTGCAGGACGGAAATAGAAAGTAAGATGTTGTTCCGCAGAGAAGATGTAAAAATGGGAAGCTTCCCCAATTATAATGAATATGCTTACAAACAAAACGACTTGCAAAAACTGAAATCAATCATCCATGTAATCAATCATTGATTTATGTTTAAAAAATACATCTTTGGCATAATAATCTTAATGGCCTTTTTGGTTTCGGGTTGTTTTAAGTCAAATCAAAAAGTTTCAAAAATTGAATTGAACAGTAACTGGAAATTCAGACAAGCCGGAAATTCTGATTATTTGCCGGGAAAAGTGCCGGGTTCGGTCCATCTTGATTTACTAAATGCAGGTTTGATCGAAGATCCTTTTTACCGATCAAATGAAGACAGCATACAGTGGGTTGCCGATGAAGATTGGGAATATTTGAATGAGTTTGAGCTTAATAAACAGTTTTTGAAAAGCAATAAAACATTCCTCGTTTTTGAAGGCATTGACACTTACGCCAAAGTCTACCTGAACGATTCACTTCTACTCCAAACCGATAATATGTTCAGGCAGTGGAAGATTGATGTTACGAACCTCCTCAAGCAAAAAAATAAGATTTTAGTACACTTCTATTCGCCAATAAAGAAGAATGCAGAAATGGCCAAATTATCAAACATTACATTACCTGAACAAAGAGCTTTTACCCGCAAGGCACCCTATCAGTTCGGCTGGGATTGGGGTCCTCGAATTGTCACCTCAGGAATTTGGAAGCCGGTATATCTAATCAGCGAACCAGAAACCCAAATTCATTCAACCTACTTCTCGACCGATTCTATCGTCATTGGAACAGCTTTTATTTCAGCCGAAATCGAAATTCATTCTGAAATAAATAAGGAAATTGATATAAAAATACTGAATGATGATCAGCCCTTTTTTTTGGAAAAAAGAGAGTTGGTAATTGGTAAATCCATCTTTAAGATAAACTTTCAAATTCCTCAGGCAAAACTTTGGTGGACGAATGGTTTGGGAGAAGCAAATCTTTATCATTTCAACACGGTAATTTCTGCAAAAGACAAAATCATTGATAAAAAAGACGACCAAATAGGAATCAGAACGATAAACCTTATTGAAGAGGAGGATGAAGTTGGAAAGTCATTTTATTTCGAACTAAATGGAATTCCTGTTTTTATGAAAGGAGCCAATTATATACCACAAGATAATTTCCTGACGAGGGTTGATTCTTCAAAATATAAATCGATCATCGAAAGTGCCCGACTGGCTAACATGAATATGTTGCGTATTTGGGGCGGCGGTGTTTATGAAAGCGATTTGTTTTATAAACTCTGTGATGAAAACGGAATCCTTATCTGGCAGGATTTTATGTTTGCCGGGAGTATGTATCCGGGAGACGATCATTTTATTGAGAATTGCAGACTGGAAGCCATTGATCAAATTATTCGTTTAAGAAATCATCCAAGCCTTGCGCTCTGGTGCGGGAACAATGAAGTTGACGAAGCCTGGCATAATTGGGGTTGGCAGCAACAATTTAACTGGACGGAGGAACAACAAAATGAAATTTGGGATGCTTATGAATTACTCTTCCATCAAACACTTCCTGCACAAATTAAAAAATATGATCCGGGCCGCAAATACTGGTCTTCTTCTCCAAAAATAGGTTGGGGACACAAAGAAAGTTTACAGGAAGGCGATTCGCATTATTGGGGTGTTTGGTGGGGAAGAGAACCATTCAGTATTTACAACGAAAAGGTCGGGAGATTCATGAGCGAATATGGATTTCAGGGCTTCCCTGCGAATGCAACTTTCGATTCAGTCTTACTACCGGAAGATAAACACTTTTATTCGCCTGCCCTCAAAACCCATGAAAAACACAATCAGGGTTTTGAAATTATTAATGAGTACATGAAGGATGAGTACAAAATCCCTGAAAAATTTGAAGATTATGCCTATGTAAGCCAACTTTTACAAGCCAAAGGGGTAGGCATCGCTTTAGAAGCCCATCGACGGGCAAAGCCTTATTGCATGGGCACTTTGTATTGGCAATTGAACGATTGCTGGCCGGTTATTTCATGGTCGGGCATCGATTATTACGGCAACTGGAAAGCATTACATTATCAAGCTCAGAAAGCCTTTAAAGATTTAATGATTTCATATGAACAAAAGGATGATTCGGTATTTGTATGGATTGTTTCTGATCGGATGAAGAATTTAGATAGCGAACTTGATTTACAGCTTATTGATTTTGATGGAAATGTTTTATGGAATGATCAGGTAAAAATCAATATTCCATCAAACTCAAGTCAAATATATAACCGACTTTCCATCAGAAATCAATTCAAAGCATTTGATCGGAATAAAATCGTTTTAGCTGTCTCATTCAGAGATGAAAAGGGAATGGTGATCGACAGGCTTCACTATTTTATCCCGGTT includes the following:
- a CDS encoding glycoside hydrolase family 2 protein, encoding MAFLVSGCFKSNQKVSKIELNSNWKFRQAGNSDYLPGKVPGSVHLDLLNAGLIEDPFYRSNEDSIQWVADEDWEYLNEFELNKQFLKSNKTFLVFEGIDTYAKVYLNDSLLLQTDNMFRQWKIDVTNLLKQKNKILVHFYSPIKKNAEMAKLSNITLPEQRAFTRKAPYQFGWDWGPRIVTSGIWKPVYLISEPETQIHSTYFSTDSIVIGTAFISAEIEIHSEINKEIDIKILNDDQPFFLEKRELVIGKSIFKINFQIPQAKLWWTNGLGEANLYHFNTVISAKDKIIDKKDDQIGIRTINLIEEEDEVGKSFYFELNGIPVFMKGANYIPQDNFLTRVDSSKYKSIIESARLANMNMLRIWGGGVYESDLFYKLCDENGILIWQDFMFAGSMYPGDDHFIENCRLEAIDQIIRLRNHPSLALWCGNNEVDEAWHNWGWQQQFNWTEEQQNEIWDAYELLFHQTLPAQIKKYDPGRKYWSSSPKIGWGHKESLQEGDSHYWGVWWGREPFSIYNEKVGRFMSEYGFQGFPANATFDSVLLPEDKHFYSPALKTHEKHNQGFEIINEYMKDEYKIPEKFEDYAYVSQLLQAKGVGIALEAHRRAKPYCMGTLYWQLNDCWPVISWSGIDYYGNWKALHYQAQKAFKDLMISYEQKDDSVFVWIVSDRMKNLDSELDLQLIDFDGNVLWNDQVKINIPSNSSQIYNRLSIRNQFKAFDRNKIVLAVSFRDEKGMVIDRLHYFIPVKELILPKPKMTTSITKIPEGYSISIETDKLAKNILLDFPGFHGSFTDNYFDLLPGKAKTLKFLTLETVDDPSELLKIKTLTDSY
- a CDS encoding copper homeostasis protein CutC, yielding MKKDVKIEVCVDSVESAMIAQQAGAHRIELCNNLIEGGTTPSAASIEIARKHLKIGLNVIIRPRGGDFLYSALELEIIKKDIQIAKSLGTEGVVFGMLTPEGKINEEICKSLIEIARPMSVTFHRAFDLCVDPFEGMETLINLGVDRILTSGQKNKAEDGLTLLTELVETANNRIIIMPGSGINEQNFSKIMNQCKAREYHVSCRTEIESKMLFRREDVKMGSFPNYNEYAYKQNDLQKLKSIIHVINH